From a single bacterium genomic region:
- the pheS gene encoding phenylalanine--tRNA ligase subunit alpha yields the protein MREQLEQLRQEAIEALNRASDLASLEQASIKYLSRKGAVAGLFKLLGQASADERPALGQALNELKSELELLESARKTALTPRSEGPSIDTTLPGRPQWIGGYHPLTLVMREITDIFRSMGFRVADGPEIELVKYNFDMLNTPAWHPSRDESDTIYLPNGFVVRTETSPVQVRTMEKQDPPVRIISPGRVYRRDRPDATHSPMFHQCEGLYVDKGVTMAELKGTLLSFYRQLFGQQTKLRFRPHFFPFTEPSAEVDVTCPFCKGEGCRICKSTGWLEMGGCGMVDPNVLAGVGYDTEVYTGFAFGLGIDRIAMLRFGIQNIRLLTDSDVRFLKQFVGITPR from the coding sequence ATGCGCGAACAACTCGAACAGTTAAGGCAGGAAGCTATCGAAGCACTTAATCGTGCTTCCGATTTGGCTTCACTTGAACAGGCATCTATAAAGTACCTTTCACGCAAGGGTGCGGTAGCCGGCCTGTTCAAACTTCTCGGGCAGGCTTCGGCAGACGAGCGTCCGGCTTTAGGGCAAGCGCTGAATGAACTGAAATCGGAGCTCGAGCTGCTCGAGTCCGCACGTAAAACTGCTTTGACTCCGCGCAGCGAGGGTCCATCTATTGACACAACCCTTCCCGGTAGGCCGCAATGGATTGGCGGCTATCATCCGTTAACTCTGGTGATGCGCGAGATTACGGACATCTTTCGCAGCATGGGTTTCCGGGTCGCCGATGGTCCCGAGATTGAGCTGGTCAAGTATAATTTTGATATGCTCAACACTCCCGCTTGGCATCCGTCACGAGACGAGAGTGATACGATCTACCTTCCGAATGGATTTGTCGTCCGCACTGAAACTTCGCCGGTGCAAGTCCGCACAATGGAGAAGCAGGATCCTCCGGTTCGCATTATTTCGCCCGGAAGGGTCTATCGCCGCGATCGGCCCGATGCAACGCATTCCCCGATGTTCCATCAGTGTGAAGGTTTGTACGTGGACAAAGGCGTGACCATGGCAGAGTTGAAAGGCACTCTTCTCTCATTTTATCGTCAACTCTTCGGCCAACAGACCAAACTTCGCTTCCGGCCTCACTTCTTTCCTTTCACTGAACCATCCGCCGAGGTGGACGTTACCTGTCCGTTCTGCAAAGGTGAGGGTTGTCGCATCTGCAAGAGTACCGGATGGCTTGAGATGGGTGGCTGTGGAATGGTGGATCCCAATGTCCTCGCCGGAGTGGGCTACGACACGGAAGTTTACACCGGCTTTGCCTTCGGATTGGGTATTGACCGCATTGCCATGCTTCGCTTTGGTATTCAGAACATTCGCCTGCTGACAGACAGCGACGTGCGTTTTCTGAAACAATTCGTCGGTATTACTCCACGCTAA
- a CDS encoding translation initiation factor IF-3: MRTPPPATKANSTRINEKIIAPEVRVIGSDGEQIGVMHPSKALELARAEDLDLVEIAATATPPVVRIMDFGKFKYSVAKKDKSSRKKSASSTLKTIRLSPSTDEHDLLTKARMARKFIEEGSKVKVSIWFRGRMITHQEFGVRMMERISQEVADVAKAEAPPKMEGHNQMIMMLIRK; the protein is encoded by the coding sequence CTGCGCACACCACCGCCTGCGACAAAGGCAAATTCAACCCGCATTAATGAGAAAATCATTGCACCTGAAGTGCGGGTGATTGGAAGTGATGGAGAGCAGATAGGAGTAATGCATCCCTCCAAGGCGCTGGAATTGGCGCGGGCGGAGGATCTTGATTTGGTCGAAATTGCGGCAACGGCAACGCCGCCCGTAGTCCGGATAATGGACTTTGGTAAATTTAAGTACAGCGTTGCCAAGAAAGACAAGAGCTCGCGCAAGAAATCTGCGAGTTCGACATTGAAAACGATCAGGCTTTCTCCCTCCACGGATGAACACGACTTGCTGACCAAGGCAAGAATGGCGCGCAAGTTCATTGAGGAAGGATCGAAAGTGAAAGTTAGCATCTGGTTTCGCGGCCGAATGATTACGCACCAGGAATTTGGTGTGCGTATGATGGAGCGAATTTCGCAGGAAGTTGCGGACGTTGCCAAGGCTGAAGCCCCGCCCAAAATGGAAGGGCACAATCAGATGATCATGATGTTGATTCGAAAATAA
- the thrS gene encoding threonine--tRNA ligase yields MSDLILVLEDGKSVNAQPGQKPIDFLPSGVEVGAQGVLTSVLDEDIWDLHRPLARGGKLRFVKFEHPEGRFVYWHSAAHLMAHAIKELWPESQLAIGPPIADGFYYDIDSPHVFTQEDFPVIEEKMREIAKRNLPLVRKDLNEQDALALFKQMGENYKIELINDLHEDLTVYEQGNFVDLCRGPHVDRTSRIKHFKILSVAGAYWRGDEKNKMLQRLYATAYPTKEQLEEHLHRIEEAAKRDHRKLGRQLDLFSFHQESPGAVFFHPRGQIVWDEITRYWRAKHFAAGYREVRTPFVMNEELWHKSGHYEHYRENMYFTEVDEQSYALKPMNCPGHCLVYGTHQVSYRDLPLKLCELGTVHRYEKSGVLHGLFRVRVFTQDDAHIYVTPEQIEDEVAKVVRFIFEMYRDFGFDDFRVELSTRPESRVGSDEVWDQAETALANALKLLGIEYKLNPGDGAFYGPKIDFHIKDAIGRTWQCGTVQCDFSMPARFELEYVGADGMRHTPVMIHRALLGSMERFIGILIEHYAGDLPLWLSPEQIRVLPVSDKTIEYAKRVTDDLLSRGIRATLDDRNEKLGFKIRDGELHKIPYMAVIGPKEAEAEQVSLRRRKEGDLGSLSINETADRLLNEIKNRTTH; encoded by the coding sequence GTGTCTGATCTAATTCTCGTTCTCGAAGACGGCAAATCCGTCAACGCACAGCCCGGTCAAAAGCCGATTGACTTTCTCCCGTCAGGAGTGGAAGTTGGTGCACAGGGTGTGCTGACCTCGGTGCTGGACGAAGATATCTGGGATTTGCATCGCCCCCTCGCTCGCGGAGGCAAGCTAAGATTCGTCAAGTTCGAGCATCCTGAAGGCCGGTTTGTTTACTGGCATTCGGCTGCCCACTTGATGGCACATGCGATTAAAGAGCTGTGGCCTGAGTCACAACTTGCAATAGGTCCGCCGATTGCCGACGGGTTTTATTACGATATTGATTCACCGCATGTCTTCACGCAGGAGGATTTTCCTGTCATCGAGGAGAAGATGCGGGAAATTGCCAAACGCAACTTGCCTCTCGTTCGAAAGGACTTGAACGAACAGGATGCGCTTGCTCTGTTCAAGCAGATGGGTGAGAATTACAAAATCGAACTCATCAATGACTTGCACGAAGACCTTACTGTTTACGAACAGGGGAATTTCGTTGATCTTTGCCGCGGGCCGCACGTTGATCGCACCAGCCGTATCAAGCATTTCAAGATTCTATCGGTTGCCGGAGCCTATTGGCGTGGTGACGAAAAGAACAAGATGCTGCAGCGGCTGTATGCAACGGCGTATCCCACCAAGGAGCAGCTTGAAGAACACCTTCATCGAATTGAGGAGGCTGCAAAGCGGGATCACCGGAAGCTTGGAAGGCAGCTTGATCTTTTCAGCTTTCATCAGGAATCCCCCGGTGCGGTGTTCTTTCATCCGCGCGGCCAGATTGTCTGGGACGAGATAACTCGTTACTGGAGAGCGAAACACTTTGCTGCAGGATATCGGGAGGTTCGCACACCCTTCGTCATGAACGAAGAGTTGTGGCACAAGTCAGGTCACTATGAGCATTACCGTGAGAATATGTACTTCACGGAGGTGGATGAACAGTCCTATGCTCTAAAACCCATGAACTGTCCGGGTCACTGCCTTGTCTATGGAACTCATCAAGTTTCATACCGTGATCTGCCGCTGAAGCTCTGCGAGTTGGGTACCGTTCATCGCTACGAAAAGAGCGGTGTGCTTCACGGTCTGTTCCGCGTCAGGGTGTTCACACAGGACGACGCACACATCTATGTGACACCCGAACAGATCGAGGACGAAGTTGCAAAGGTAGTGCGATTCATCTTTGAAATGTACCGGGATTTCGGTTTTGATGACTTTCGAGTGGAGCTTTCCACGAGACCGGAGTCTCGCGTTGGTTCCGATGAAGTCTGGGATCAAGCTGAGACTGCTCTCGCAAACGCGCTGAAGCTGTTAGGCATTGAGTACAAGTTGAATCCCGGCGACGGTGCTTTCTACGGCCCGAAGATTGACTTCCATATCAAGGATGCAATTGGAAGGACCTGGCAGTGCGGAACGGTGCAGTGCGACTTCTCCATGCCGGCTCGATTCGAGCTCGAATATGTCGGCGCGGACGGGATGCGGCACACTCCGGTGATGATTCACCGTGCCTTGCTCGGTTCGATGGAACGGTTCATCGGAATTCTGATTGAACACTACGCCGGCGATCTTCCGCTTTGGCTTTCGCCCGAGCAAATCCGAGTGCTTCCGGTATCCGATAAAACCATTGAATACGCGAAGAGAGTGACCGACGACCTGCTTTCGCGCGGAATTCGCGCCACGCTCGATGACCGGAACGAGAAACTCGGTTTTAAGATTCGGGACGGCGAATTGCACAAGATACCCTATATGGCGGTCATTGGTCCGAAAGAGGCGGAGGCAGAGCAAGTTTCGCTGCGACGCCGCAAGGAAGGAGACCTTGGCAGCCTTTCCATCAATGAAACAGCAGATCGACTGCTGAACGAGATCAAGAATCGCACTACGCACTAA
- the rplT gene encoding 50S ribosomal protein L20, translated as MPRATNNPATRRRKNKVFKAAKGYIGRRGTLIRAATETVEKAWARSFGDRRKKKSLYRNIWVVRINAAAREHGLSYSRFISGLKQQGIALDRRQLAELAVNDPQGFQQLTQLVKAA; from the coding sequence ATGCCAAGAGCTACTAACAATCCGGCGACACGCCGCCGGAAGAATAAGGTCTTCAAAGCGGCGAAGGGTTATATTGGCCGCCGCGGCACATTGATTCGCGCCGCGACTGAGACCGTTGAGAAAGCGTGGGCGCGCAGCTTTGGCGACCGCCGCAAGAAGAAGAGCCTCTATCGGAATATCTGGGTCGTTCGCATCAACGCGGCCGCGCGCGAGCATGGCCTGAGCTATTCGCGATTTATCAGCGGGCTGAAGCAGCAGGGAATCGCCCTCGACCGTCGTCAGCTCGCCGAATTGGCCGTGAACGACCCGCAAGGTTTCCAGCAATTGACCCAATTGGTCAAGGCTGCTTAA
- a CDS encoding phenylalanine--tRNA ligase subunit beta: protein MLLSYNWLSEFVELPVPPQELGEVLTWLGLEIESTEVYKPSLENVVIGEVAACARIEGTDHLSITTVNVGDAQLSIVCGAPNVRVGLKVAVMLAGAKTAGGMVIKKAKLRGHESNGMLASEEELGLAPSHAGIIELPLSWEVGTPAARYLDFQDTVYDVEITPNRPDFLSHIGVARDIAAKFKLPWQRKHYSVVESARPASDFIKVSLEAPEACPRYLARVISGVKIAPSPFEVAIRLLRCGIRPICNIVDVTNYVMLETGQPLHAFDARFLTGRKIRVRYGSPDERFTTLDGKEHKLTASDLLIADSRHGVALAGVMGGQNSEIRDDTTDVVLECAYFDPVHVRRTAKSLGMSTDSSRRFERGCDPNQVPYAANAAISLMQKWGGGEVLNGAVDAYPKPIIPVTIDFRPKRASELIGVEYDDREISEILTRLGCEVLASSVPWQVKAPTHRPDLEREVDLIEEVVRVDGYDIIPSSVTGKVVLVGQDDPGHILRRQVEDILVGQGFLQAMSLSMWNPEPRLDPPGMPPGVLVGNPVTDEMKFLQGSVLPPLFRAAAANFERGDRDIRLFETTRTFHSGEPDDPRTWETRVAAGLMTGRRYPVGWQPSRDSIDYFDLKSVLEILATRLSLDNYHINCYALDTSGLLAGELLAGGQKIGNFGIWPKSVCAPLDIDADVAWFELDLEILQNHIRPDLQFRPLPKFPIAWRDLAVVVNSDISFADLSATIRQSAGSLLSGLWPFDVFVSDKLGPGKKSVAVRLEFLHPERSLDASEVDSFIQNIITSLQQKHSAVLR, encoded by the coding sequence ATGTTACTAAGCTACAATTGGCTTTCCGAATTCGTCGAACTGCCCGTTCCGCCTCAAGAGCTGGGAGAGGTACTGACGTGGCTCGGTCTTGAGATCGAGTCCACCGAAGTTTACAAGCCTTCGCTCGAAAACGTGGTTATCGGTGAGGTTGCGGCGTGCGCCAGGATAGAGGGTACCGACCATCTGTCCATCACTACAGTGAATGTCGGTGACGCACAATTGTCGATTGTATGCGGCGCTCCTAATGTTCGCGTCGGTCTCAAAGTCGCGGTAATGCTCGCCGGTGCAAAGACTGCGGGAGGCATGGTGATCAAGAAAGCCAAGCTGCGCGGTCACGAATCAAATGGCATGCTGGCCTCTGAGGAGGAGCTTGGTCTTGCTCCGTCCCACGCTGGAATAATCGAATTGCCGCTTTCATGGGAGGTCGGCACACCGGCTGCCCGCTATCTGGATTTCCAGGATACGGTATATGATGTTGAGATTACTCCCAACCGGCCGGATTTCCTCTCGCACATTGGCGTTGCACGTGATATTGCAGCCAAGTTCAAGCTTCCGTGGCAACGCAAACACTACTCCGTTGTTGAATCGGCGCGTCCAGCATCGGATTTCATCAAAGTGAGTCTCGAAGCGCCTGAGGCCTGCCCGCGCTATCTGGCACGAGTGATTTCCGGTGTGAAAATAGCTCCGTCACCGTTTGAAGTCGCCATCCGGCTCCTGCGCTGTGGCATACGGCCGATCTGTAATATTGTGGACGTCACGAACTACGTGATGTTGGAAACCGGTCAGCCGCTGCATGCGTTCGATGCTCGTTTTCTCACGGGACGCAAAATCAGAGTCCGTTACGGTTCCCCGGACGAGCGATTCACAACATTAGATGGCAAGGAACATAAGCTGACAGCAAGCGACTTGCTCATAGCTGACTCCAGGCACGGTGTTGCACTGGCAGGGGTAATGGGCGGTCAAAACAGTGAGATTCGTGACGACACGACGGATGTCGTTCTCGAATGCGCATACTTCGATCCGGTGCATGTCCGCCGCACCGCAAAATCGCTCGGCATGTCCACTGATTCATCGCGCCGCTTTGAAAGAGGGTGCGATCCTAACCAAGTTCCGTATGCGGCAAATGCCGCTATTTCCCTGATGCAGAAATGGGGTGGAGGAGAGGTACTGAACGGTGCAGTTGATGCATATCCGAAACCCATTATCCCGGTGACCATAGACTTCCGGCCGAAACGTGCTTCAGAGCTGATTGGTGTTGAGTACGACGATAGGGAAATCAGCGAAATTTTGACGCGGCTGGGCTGCGAGGTTCTTGCCTCTTCTGTGCCTTGGCAGGTAAAAGCGCCTACTCACCGGCCTGATTTGGAGAGGGAGGTGGACCTCATCGAGGAAGTTGTCCGAGTGGATGGCTACGATATCATCCCCAGTTCAGTCACCGGCAAAGTCGTGCTTGTCGGCCAGGACGATCCGGGACATATTCTACGCAGGCAGGTGGAGGACATACTCGTCGGCCAGGGCTTCCTGCAGGCCATGTCGTTGTCCATGTGGAATCCCGAACCCCGTTTGGACCCTCCCGGAATGCCGCCAGGAGTGTTGGTCGGGAACCCCGTGACGGACGAAATGAAGTTCTTGCAGGGCAGCGTCCTGCCTCCACTCTTTCGGGCGGCTGCAGCGAACTTCGAGCGAGGCGACCGCGACATTCGCCTGTTCGAAACTACCCGAACCTTCCACTCCGGGGAGCCTGACGACCCTCGAACCTGGGAAACCAGGGTAGCAGCGGGGCTCATGACGGGGCGGAGGTATCCGGTGGGCTGGCAGCCCTCAAGAGATTCAATTGACTATTTCGACTTGAAGTCAGTTTTGGAAATTCTGGCCACCCGGCTTTCTCTTGACAATTATCATATTAATTGCTATGCTCTTGATACTTCGGGGCTTCTGGCCGGAGAACTGCTGGCGGGCGGACAAAAGATTGGCAATTTTGGTATTTGGCCAAAGTCAGTTTGCGCACCGTTGGATATTGATGCGGATGTAGCATGGTTCGAACTTGATCTCGAGATTCTGCAAAACCACATCAGGCCCGACCTGCAATTCCGACCATTACCGAAGTTCCCGATCGCTTGGCGCGACCTTGCAGTCGTTGTGAATAGTGACATCAGTTTTGCCGACCTGTCGGCCACGATACGCCAATCAGCCGGGAGCCTTCTGTCCGGGCTTTGGCCCTTTGATGTCTTTGTCAGTGACAAATTGGGGCCGGGGAAGAAGTCCGTTGCCGTCAGGCTCGAGTTTCTCCATCCCGAACGCAGCCTCGATGCTTCCGAGGTGGATAGTTTCATACAGAACATTATTACAAGTTTGCAGCAAAAACACTCGGCCGTGTTACGCTGA
- the rpmI gene encoding 50S ribosomal protein L35, with translation MKTKRSMAKRCKVTGTGKIVFFKTRRRHKLTHKTTAHKNRLTGAQEIVGGELAKVKAMMALS, from the coding sequence ATGAAGACGAAGCGCTCGATGGCGAAGCGCTGCAAAGTGACAGGGACGGGGAAGATCGTCTTTTTCAAGACGCGCCGCCGCCACAAGCTCACGCACAAGACGACCGCCCACAAGAATCGTCTGACCGGCGCGCAGGAAATTGTTGGAGGTGAATTGGCCAAGGTCAAAGCGATGATGGCGCTGTCGTAG